A region from the Simiduia sp. 21SJ11W-1 genome encodes:
- the mutL gene encoding DNA mismatch repair endonuclease MutL, whose translation MTSIIKLLSPRLANQIAAGEVVERPASVIKELLENSIDAGATRLDVEAEEGGVKLMRVRDNGRGISREDLPLALSRHATSKIYELDDLEAVGTLGFRGEALASISSVSRLLITANPTDDVSQGWSARSEGRDMETELMPAPHPRGTSVEVRDLFFNTPARRKFLRTEKTEFNRLEDVVKRLALSHFEVAFSLTHNGRALHQWRAAGSRIECERRVGQICGTAFMENALYVEVERAGLKLWGWVALPAFSRSQADLQHFYVNGRAIKDKLVTHAVRQAYQDVLFHGRHPAYVLYLELDPATVDVNVHPTKHEVRFRDSRLVHDFLFRTLHHALADVRPQDQLAKPGQEPQVTGPVAGEFGPQSSLGLAVPSSRIQPSPGAQSFSRGQVGEQMHHYGALHQNQNLQPSPWQGGQSAGSGVTGAHAWPAGGSEDEMPPLGFAIAQLKGVYILAENAQGLVVVDAHAAHERITYERMKAAFDGEGLKAQPLLVPESIPVSEKEAGLAETHSALFDSLGFGVERAGPETLLIRQIPVILGQAKVEQLVRDVLSDLAEHGTSDRIREHINELLSTMACHGSVRANRKLSIPEMNALLRDMEATERSGQCNHGRPTWFLQSMDALDKMFLRGQ comes from the coding sequence ATGACCTCTATCATCAAGTTATTGTCGCCCCGCCTTGCCAACCAGATTGCTGCCGGTGAGGTGGTAGAGCGGCCGGCATCGGTGATTAAAGAGCTGTTGGAAAACAGCATTGATGCCGGTGCCACACGGCTTGATGTGGAGGCCGAAGAAGGCGGCGTGAAACTCATGCGCGTGCGCGACAATGGCCGGGGCATCAGCCGTGAGGATTTGCCCCTGGCACTTAGCCGGCACGCCACCAGTAAAATTTACGAGCTTGATGATCTTGAGGCGGTGGGCACCCTAGGTTTTCGCGGTGAGGCGCTGGCATCTATCAGCTCGGTGTCGCGCCTGTTGATTACCGCCAACCCCACCGATGATGTCTCCCAAGGCTGGAGCGCGCGCTCGGAAGGGCGCGACATGGAAACAGAGCTCATGCCCGCGCCGCACCCGCGCGGCACCAGTGTAGAAGTGCGCGATTTATTTTTTAATACGCCTGCCCGACGCAAATTCTTGCGCACCGAAAAAACCGAATTTAATCGCCTTGAAGATGTGGTCAAGCGATTGGCGCTGTCGCATTTTGAAGTGGCCTTCAGCCTTACCCACAATGGCCGTGCCTTGCACCAGTGGCGCGCGGCGGGTTCACGCATTGAATGCGAGCGCCGCGTGGGGCAGATCTGCGGTACAGCCTTTATGGAAAATGCCCTCTACGTAGAAGTAGAGCGTGCAGGCCTCAAACTTTGGGGGTGGGTGGCGTTGCCTGCGTTTTCACGCTCCCAGGCAGACTTGCAGCATTTTTATGTGAACGGCCGCGCCATCAAAGACAAACTGGTGACCCACGCGGTGCGTCAGGCCTACCAGGATGTGCTGTTTCACGGCCGCCACCCGGCCTATGTGTTGTACCTGGAGCTGGATCCGGCCACAGTGGATGTAAACGTGCACCCCACCAAGCACGAAGTGCGCTTTCGCGATTCGCGCCTGGTACACGATTTTCTGTTCCGCACGCTGCACCACGCCCTTGCCGATGTGCGCCCGCAGGATCAACTGGCAAAGCCCGGGCAAGAGCCGCAGGTCACAGGCCCTGTGGCCGGTGAGTTTGGCCCCCAGTCAAGCTTGGGGCTGGCGGTGCCTAGCTCGCGCATACAGCCCTCGCCGGGCGCGCAAAGTTTTAGCAGAGGCCAAGTGGGCGAGCAGATGCACCACTATGGCGCGCTGCATCAAAACCAGAATTTACAACCCAGCCCTTGGCAAGGCGGCCAGAGCGCGGGCAGTGGTGTAACCGGTGCGCATGCGTGGCCTGCTGGTGGGTCTGAAGATGAAATGCCTCCGCTCGGTTTTGCCATCGCCCAGCTTAAAGGCGTGTATATTTTGGCGGAAAACGCCCAGGGCCTGGTGGTGGTGGATGCCCATGCCGCCCACGAGCGCATTACCTACGAGCGCATGAAAGCCGCCTTTGATGGCGAGGGGTTGAAAGCCCAGCCACTGCTGGTGCCGGAATCCATCCCGGTGAGTGAAAAAGAGGCGGGCCTTGCCGAAACCCACAGCGCACTGTTTGATTCGCTCGGTTTTGGCGTAGAGCGCGCCGGGCCTGAAACACTCCTGATTCGCCAGATTCCGGTGATTTTGGGGCAGGCCAAGGTGGAGCAATTGGTGCGCGATGTGTTATCTGATTTGGCAGAACACGGCACCAGCGATCGCATTCGCGAACATATCAACGAGCTACTTTCCACCATGGCCTGTCACGGCTCAGTGCGCGCCAATCGCAAGCTCTCCATTCCAGAGATGAATGCCCTGCTGCGCGACATGGAAGCCACCGAGCGCTCGGGCCAGTGCAACCACGGCAGACCCACCTGGTTTTTACAAAGTATGGATGCGCTCGACAAAATGTTTTTGCGGGGCCAATGA